One segment of Ricinus communis isolate WT05 ecotype wild-type chromosome 8, ASM1957865v1, whole genome shotgun sequence DNA contains the following:
- the LOC8282721 gene encoding topless-related protein 1 isoform X3: protein MSSLSRELVFLILQFLDEEKFKETVHKLEQESGFFFNMKYFEDEVHSGNWDEVEKYLSGFTKVDDNRYSMKIFFEIRKQKYLEALDKHDRSKAVDILVKDLKVFATFNEELFKEITQLLTLENFRENEQLSKYGDTKSARAIMLVELKKLIEANPLFRDKLQFPNLKNSRLRTLINQSLNWQHQLCKNPRPNPDIKTLFVDHSCGQPNGARAPSPANNPLLGSLPKAGGFPPLGAHGPFQPTPAPVPAPLAGWMSNPSAVTHPAVSGGGAIGLGAPSIPAALKHPRTPPTNPSVDYPSGDSDHVAKRTRPMGISDEVVNLPVNVLPVSFPGHGHGQNFNAPDDLPKTVSRTLNQGSSPMSMDFHPLEQTLLLVGTNVGDVALWEVGSRERLMLRNFKVWDISTCSMPLQAALVKDPGVSVNRVIWSPDGSLFGVAYSRHIVQIYSYHRGDDVRQHLEIDAHVGGVNDLAFSTPNKQLCVITCGDDKTIKVWDAATGTRQYTFEGHEAPVYSVCPHYKENIQFIFSTALDGKIKAWLYDNLGSRVDYEAPGRWCTTMAYSADGTRLFSCGTSKDGESHIVEWNESEGNVKRSYQGFRKRSLGVVQFDTTKNRFLAAGDDFSIKFWDMDNLQLLTSIDADGGLPASPRIRFNKDGSLLAVSANENGIKILANSDGHRLLRTFENLSYDASRASEAVTKNGDARNMGDVKPRITEESNDKSKIWKLTEINEPTQCRSLRLPDNLRVNKISRLIYTNSGNAILALASNAIHLLWKWQRSERNSTGKATANVSPQLWQPSSGILMTNDITDTNPEEAVPCFALSKNDSYVMSASGGKISLFNMMTFKTMTTFMPPPPAATFLAFHPQDNNIIAIGMDDSTIQIYNVRVDEVKSKLKGHSKRITGLAFSHVLNVLVSSGADAQLCVWNSDGWEKQKTRFLQVPPGRTTTGQSDTRVQFHQDQIQFLVVHETQLAIYEATKLECTKQWVTRESSAPISHATFSCDSQLVYASFLDATVCVFSAQNLRLRCRINPSSYLSANVSSSLHPLVIAAHPQEPNQFALGLSDGGVHVFEPLESEGKWGVPPPTENGSASSVPATPSVGPSGSDQAQR from the exons ATGTCGTCTCTCAGTAGAGAGCTTGTGTTCTTGATCCTTCAGTTTCTCGATGAGGAAAAGTTCAAAGAGACTGTTCACAA GCTTGAACAGGAATCtgggtttttctttaacaTGAAGTATTTTGAGGATGAGGTGCATAGCGGTAATTGGGATGAGGTGGAGAAGTACCTTTCTGGTTTCACAAAAGTGGATGATAATCGATACTCGATGAAAATCTTTTTTGAGATTAGGAAGCAAAAGTATCTTGAGGCCTTGGATAA GCATGATCGGTCCAAGGCAGTAGATATATTGGTAAAGGACTTGAAAGTGTTTGCCACATTCAATGAGGAGCTTTTCAAAGAAATCACACAATTATTGACTTTGGAGAACTTTAG GGAGAATGAGCAACTATCAAAATATGGAGATACAAAGTCAGCAAGAGCAATTATGTTGGTGGAGCTGAAGAAGCTTATTGAAGCAAATCCCTTATTTCGTGATAAATTGCAGTTTCCAAACCTTAAAAATTCAAGGTTGCGGACTCTGATTAACCAAAG CTTGAATTGGCAGCATCAGTTGTGTAAAAATCCAAGGCCAAATCCAGATATTAAAACTCTATTTGTGGATCATTCATGCGGGCAACCAAATGGTGCTCGGGCTCCATCACCTGCAAACAATCCACTGCTTGGATCCTTACCAAAAGCTGGAGGATTTCCTCCTCTTGGTGCACATGGG CCATTTCAACCTACACCAGCACCGGTTCCAGCACCACTTGCAGGATGGATGTCTAATCCTTCTGCTGTAACTCATCCAGCAGTTTCTGGAGGAGGAGCCATTGGTCTTGGTGCCCCATCAATCCCAG CTGCTTTAAAGCATCCAAGGACACCTCCAACTAACCCTTCTGTAGATTACCCTTCTGGAGATTCTGATCATGTTGCAAAAAGAACAAGGCCCATGGGAATTTCTGATGAGGTA GTAAATTTGCCAGTTAATGTGTTGCCGGTATCATTTCCAGGACATGGTCATGGTCAGAATTTTAATGCACCAGATGACTTGCCGAAGACTGTTTCACGGACTTTGAATCAGGGATCATCTCCTATGAGCATGGACTTCCATCCTCTTGAACAGACTCTTCTTCTAG TTGGTACCAATGTGGGGGATGTTGCCCTATGGGAAGTTGGTTCTAGGGAGCGACTAATGCTAAGAAACTTTAAAGTCTGGGATATTAGCACATGTTCGATGCCTCTGCAG GCAGCCCTAGTCAAGGATCCTGGTGTATCTGTAAACCGTGTGATTTGGAGTCCTGATGGTTCATTATTTG GAGTTGCATACTCGAGGCACATTGTACAAATATATTCTTACCATAGGGGTGATGATGTAAGGCAGCACTTGGAG ATTGATGCTCACGTTGGTGGAGTAAATGATCTTGCATTCTCTACTCCTAATAAACAACTTTGTGTAATAACCTGCGGTGATGACAAGACAATCAAG GTATGGGATGCTGCTACTGGTACAAGACAGTATACTTTTGAAGGCCATGAAGCTCCTGTTTACTCTGTCTGCCCTCACTATAAGGAAAACATTCAG TTTATATTTTCAACAGCACTAGATGGAAAGATAAAAGCATGGTTGTATGACAACCTAGGATCACGAGTTGATTATGAGGCTCCTGGTCGCTGGTGCACAACTATGGCTTATAGTGCTGATGGTACAAG GCTATTTTCATGCGGGACAAGTAAAGATGGGGAGTCACATATTGTTGAATGGAATGAAAGTGAAGGTAATGTGAAAAGGAGCTATCAAGGTTTCCGCAAACGTTCTTTGGGTGTTGTGCAATTTGATACTACAAAGAATCGGTTTTTGGCTGCTGGTGATGATTTCTCTATCAAGTTCTGGGATATGGATAATCTTCAACTTTTGACATCAATTGATGCTGATGGAGGCCTTCCA GCAAGCCCGCGGATCCGCTTCAACAAAGATGGCAGTCTCTTGGCAGTGTCTGCCAACGAGAATGGTATTAAAATACTGGCAAATTCAGATGGTCATAGGTTGTTACGCACATTTGAGAATCTCTCTTATGATGCCTCACGAGCATCTGAAGCTGTTACAAAG AATGGAGATGCTCGGAACATGGGAGATGTGAAACCTAGAATAACTGAAGAATCCAATGACAAATCAAAGATATGGAAGCTCACGGAAATCAACGAACCAACTCAATGTCGATCATTAAGGCTCCCTGATAACTTGAGAGTGAACAAG ATATCaagattaatttatacaaattCAGGTAACGCAATTTTGGCATTAGCATCGAACGCAATCCATCTGCTATGGAAATGGCAACGAAGTGAGCGTAATTCAACTGGCAAG GCAACTGCCAATGTGTCACCTCAATTATGGCAACCATCAAGTGGCATTCTGATGACCAATGACATCACTGACACTAACCCTGAAGAGGCTGTTCCCTGCTTTGCTTTGTCTAAAAATGATTCCTATGTCATGTCAGCATCTGGAGGAAAGATTTCCCTTTTCAATATGATGACATTTAAG ACAATGACAACTTTCATGCCGCCACCACCAGCAGCAACATTTCTCGCATTTCATCCTCAAGATAATAACATTATTGCTATTGGCATGGATGATTCCACAATTCAGATTTATAATGTTCGGGTAGATGAG GTCAAGAGCAAGCTCAAAGGCCATTCTAAAAGAATTACTGGCCTTGCCTTCTCTCATGTATTGAATGTGCTAGTTTCATCAGGAGCAGATGCCCAG CTATGTGTATGGAATTCTGATGGATGGGAAAAGCAGAAGACAAGATTCTTGCAGGTTCCTCCTGGGAGGACCACAACAGGACAATCAGACACACGTGTACAGTTTCATCAGGACCAGATACAGTTTCTGGTTGTACATGAGACTCAGCTTGCCATATATGAAGCAACAAAACTAGAGTGTACCAAGCAG TGGGTCACACGTGAATCTTCCGCGCCAATCTCTCATGCAACATTCTCATGTGATAGTCAGCTTGTATATGCTAGCTTCTTAGATGCAACAGTATGTGTGTTCAGTGCGCAGAATCTGAGACTACGCTGTCGCATCAATCCTTCCTCATATCTTTCTGCTAATGTTAG TTCTAGTCTCCATCCACTTGTGATTGCTGCACATCCGCAAGAACCAAATCAGTTTGCATTGGGACTGTCTGATGGTGGAGTTCATGTGTTTGAACCCCTTGAATCTGAAGGCAAATGGGGGGTACCTCCACCTACTGAGAATGGGTCAGCAAGCAGTGTTCCAGCTACTCCTTCTGTCGGACCTTCAGGTTCAGATCAAGCCCAGAGATGA
- the LOC8282721 gene encoding topless-related protein 1 isoform X1 — translation MSSLSRELVFLILQFLDEEKFKETVHKLEQESGFFFNMKYFEDEVHSGNWDEVEKYLSGFTKVDDNRYSMKIFFEIRKQKYLEALDKHDRSKAVDILVKDLKVFATFNEELFKEITQLLTLENFRENEQLSKYGDTKSARAIMLVELKKLIEANPLFRDKLQFPNLKNSRLRTLINQSLNWQHQLCKNPRPNPDIKTLFVDHSCGQPNGARAPSPANNPLLGSLPKAGGFPPLGAHGPFQPTPAPVPAPLAGWMSNPSAVTHPAVSGGGAIGLGAPSIPAALKHPRTPPTNPSVDYPSGDSDHVAKRTRPMGISDEVNLPVNVLPVSFPGHGHGQNFNAPDDLPKTVSRTLNQGSSPMSMDFHPLEQTLLLVGTNVGDVALWEVGSRERLMLRNFKVWDISTCSMPLQAALVKDPGVSVNRVIWSPDGSLFGVAYSRHIVQIYSYHRGDDVRQHLEIDAHVGGVNDLAFSTPNKQLCVITCGDDKTIKVWDAATGTRQYTFEGHEAPVYSVCPHYKENIQFIFSTALDGKIKAWLYDNLGSRVDYEAPGRWCTTMAYSADGTRLFSCGTSKDGESHIVEWNESEGNVKRSYQGFRKRSLGVVQFDTTKNRFLAAGDDFSIKFWDMDNLQLLTSIDADGGLPASPRIRFNKDGSLLAVSANENGIKILANSDGHRLLRTFENLSYDASRASEAVTKPIINPISAAAATSAGLADRTASVVTIPGMNGDARNMGDVKPRITEESNDKSKIWKLTEINEPTQCRSLRLPDNLRVNKISRLIYTNSGNAILALASNAIHLLWKWQRSERNSTGKATANVSPQLWQPSSGILMTNDITDTNPEEAVPCFALSKNDSYVMSASGGKISLFNMMTFKTMTTFMPPPPAATFLAFHPQDNNIIAIGMDDSTIQIYNVRVDEVKSKLKGHSKRITGLAFSHVLNVLVSSGADAQLCVWNSDGWEKQKTRFLQVPPGRTTTGQSDTRVQFHQDQIQFLVVHETQLAIYEATKLECTKQWVTRESSAPISHATFSCDSQLVYASFLDATVCVFSAQNLRLRCRINPSSYLSANVSSSLHPLVIAAHPQEPNQFALGLSDGGVHVFEPLESEGKWGVPPPTENGSASSVPATPSVGPSGSDQAQR, via the exons ATGTCGTCTCTCAGTAGAGAGCTTGTGTTCTTGATCCTTCAGTTTCTCGATGAGGAAAAGTTCAAAGAGACTGTTCACAA GCTTGAACAGGAATCtgggtttttctttaacaTGAAGTATTTTGAGGATGAGGTGCATAGCGGTAATTGGGATGAGGTGGAGAAGTACCTTTCTGGTTTCACAAAAGTGGATGATAATCGATACTCGATGAAAATCTTTTTTGAGATTAGGAAGCAAAAGTATCTTGAGGCCTTGGATAA GCATGATCGGTCCAAGGCAGTAGATATATTGGTAAAGGACTTGAAAGTGTTTGCCACATTCAATGAGGAGCTTTTCAAAGAAATCACACAATTATTGACTTTGGAGAACTTTAG GGAGAATGAGCAACTATCAAAATATGGAGATACAAAGTCAGCAAGAGCAATTATGTTGGTGGAGCTGAAGAAGCTTATTGAAGCAAATCCCTTATTTCGTGATAAATTGCAGTTTCCAAACCTTAAAAATTCAAGGTTGCGGACTCTGATTAACCAAAG CTTGAATTGGCAGCATCAGTTGTGTAAAAATCCAAGGCCAAATCCAGATATTAAAACTCTATTTGTGGATCATTCATGCGGGCAACCAAATGGTGCTCGGGCTCCATCACCTGCAAACAATCCACTGCTTGGATCCTTACCAAAAGCTGGAGGATTTCCTCCTCTTGGTGCACATGGG CCATTTCAACCTACACCAGCACCGGTTCCAGCACCACTTGCAGGATGGATGTCTAATCCTTCTGCTGTAACTCATCCAGCAGTTTCTGGAGGAGGAGCCATTGGTCTTGGTGCCCCATCAATCCCAG CTGCTTTAAAGCATCCAAGGACACCTCCAACTAACCCTTCTGTAGATTACCCTTCTGGAGATTCTGATCATGTTGCAAAAAGAACAAGGCCCATGGGAATTTCTGATGAG GTAAATTTGCCAGTTAATGTGTTGCCGGTATCATTTCCAGGACATGGTCATGGTCAGAATTTTAATGCACCAGATGACTTGCCGAAGACTGTTTCACGGACTTTGAATCAGGGATCATCTCCTATGAGCATGGACTTCCATCCTCTTGAACAGACTCTTCTTCTAG TTGGTACCAATGTGGGGGATGTTGCCCTATGGGAAGTTGGTTCTAGGGAGCGACTAATGCTAAGAAACTTTAAAGTCTGGGATATTAGCACATGTTCGATGCCTCTGCAG GCAGCCCTAGTCAAGGATCCTGGTGTATCTGTAAACCGTGTGATTTGGAGTCCTGATGGTTCATTATTTG GAGTTGCATACTCGAGGCACATTGTACAAATATATTCTTACCATAGGGGTGATGATGTAAGGCAGCACTTGGAG ATTGATGCTCACGTTGGTGGAGTAAATGATCTTGCATTCTCTACTCCTAATAAACAACTTTGTGTAATAACCTGCGGTGATGACAAGACAATCAAG GTATGGGATGCTGCTACTGGTACAAGACAGTATACTTTTGAAGGCCATGAAGCTCCTGTTTACTCTGTCTGCCCTCACTATAAGGAAAACATTCAG TTTATATTTTCAACAGCACTAGATGGAAAGATAAAAGCATGGTTGTATGACAACCTAGGATCACGAGTTGATTATGAGGCTCCTGGTCGCTGGTGCACAACTATGGCTTATAGTGCTGATGGTACAAG GCTATTTTCATGCGGGACAAGTAAAGATGGGGAGTCACATATTGTTGAATGGAATGAAAGTGAAGGTAATGTGAAAAGGAGCTATCAAGGTTTCCGCAAACGTTCTTTGGGTGTTGTGCAATTTGATACTACAAAGAATCGGTTTTTGGCTGCTGGTGATGATTTCTCTATCAAGTTCTGGGATATGGATAATCTTCAACTTTTGACATCAATTGATGCTGATGGAGGCCTTCCA GCAAGCCCGCGGATCCGCTTCAACAAAGATGGCAGTCTCTTGGCAGTGTCTGCCAACGAGAATGGTATTAAAATACTGGCAAATTCAGATGGTCATAGGTTGTTACGCACATTTGAGAATCTCTCTTATGATGCCTCACGAGCATCTGAAGCTGTTACAAAG CCTATAATTAACCCCAtatcagcagcagcagcaactaGTGCTGGGCTTGCTGACAGAACTGCTTCTGTGGTTACTATTCCTGGAATG AATGGAGATGCTCGGAACATGGGAGATGTGAAACCTAGAATAACTGAAGAATCCAATGACAAATCAAAGATATGGAAGCTCACGGAAATCAACGAACCAACTCAATGTCGATCATTAAGGCTCCCTGATAACTTGAGAGTGAACAAG ATATCaagattaatttatacaaattCAGGTAACGCAATTTTGGCATTAGCATCGAACGCAATCCATCTGCTATGGAAATGGCAACGAAGTGAGCGTAATTCAACTGGCAAG GCAACTGCCAATGTGTCACCTCAATTATGGCAACCATCAAGTGGCATTCTGATGACCAATGACATCACTGACACTAACCCTGAAGAGGCTGTTCCCTGCTTTGCTTTGTCTAAAAATGATTCCTATGTCATGTCAGCATCTGGAGGAAAGATTTCCCTTTTCAATATGATGACATTTAAG ACAATGACAACTTTCATGCCGCCACCACCAGCAGCAACATTTCTCGCATTTCATCCTCAAGATAATAACATTATTGCTATTGGCATGGATGATTCCACAATTCAGATTTATAATGTTCGGGTAGATGAG GTCAAGAGCAAGCTCAAAGGCCATTCTAAAAGAATTACTGGCCTTGCCTTCTCTCATGTATTGAATGTGCTAGTTTCATCAGGAGCAGATGCCCAG CTATGTGTATGGAATTCTGATGGATGGGAAAAGCAGAAGACAAGATTCTTGCAGGTTCCTCCTGGGAGGACCACAACAGGACAATCAGACACACGTGTACAGTTTCATCAGGACCAGATACAGTTTCTGGTTGTACATGAGACTCAGCTTGCCATATATGAAGCAACAAAACTAGAGTGTACCAAGCAG TGGGTCACACGTGAATCTTCCGCGCCAATCTCTCATGCAACATTCTCATGTGATAGTCAGCTTGTATATGCTAGCTTCTTAGATGCAACAGTATGTGTGTTCAGTGCGCAGAATCTGAGACTACGCTGTCGCATCAATCCTTCCTCATATCTTTCTGCTAATGTTAG TTCTAGTCTCCATCCACTTGTGATTGCTGCACATCCGCAAGAACCAAATCAGTTTGCATTGGGACTGTCTGATGGTGGAGTTCATGTGTTTGAACCCCTTGAATCTGAAGGCAAATGGGGGGTACCTCCACCTACTGAGAATGGGTCAGCAAGCAGTGTTCCAGCTACTCCTTCTGTCGGACCTTCAGGTTCAGATCAAGCCCAGAGATGA
- the LOC8282721 gene encoding topless-related protein 1 isoform X2: MSSLSRELVFLILQFLDEEKFKETVHKLEQESGFFFNMKYFEDEVHSGNWDEVEKYLSGFTKVDDNRYSMKIFFEIRKQKYLEALDKHDRSKAVDILVKDLKVFATFNEELFKEITQLLTLENFRENEQLSKYGDTKSARAIMLVELKKLIEANPLFRDKLQFPNLKNSRLRTLINQSLNWQHQLCKNPRPNPDIKTLFVDHSCGQPNGARAPSPANNPLLGSLPKAGGFPPLGAHGPFQPTPAPVPAPLAGWMSNPSAVTHPAVSGGGAIGLGAPSIPAALKHPRTPPTNPSVDYPSGDSDHVAKRTRPMGISDEVVNLPVNVLPVSFPGHGHGQNFNAPDDLPKTVSRTLNQGSSPMSMDFHPLEQTLLLVGTNVGDVALWEVGSRERLMLRNFKVWDISTCSMPLQAALVKDPGVSVNRVIWSPDGSLFGVAYSRHIVQIYSYHRGDDVRQHLEIDAHVGGVNDLAFSTPNKQLCVITCGDDKTIKVWDAATGTRQYTFEGHEAPVYSVCPHYKENIQFIFSTALDGKIKAWLYDNLGSRVDYEAPGRWCTTMAYSADGTRLFSCGTSKDGESHIVEWNESEGNVKRSYQGFRKRSLGVVQFDTTKNRFLAAGDDFSIKFWDMDNLQLLTSIDADGGLPASPRIRFNKDGSLLAVSANENGIKILANSDGHRLLRTFENLSYDASRASEAVTKPIINPISAAAATSAGLADRTASVVTIPGMNGDARNMGDVKPRITEESNDKSKIWKLTEINEPTQCRSLRLPDNLRVNKISRLIYTNSGNAILALASNAIHLLWKWQRSERNSTGKATANVSPQLWQPSSGILMTNDITDTNPEEAVPCFALSKNDSYVMSASGGKISLFNMMTFKTMTTFMPPPPAATFLAFHPQDNNIIAIGMDDSTIQIYNVRVDEVKSKLKGHSKRITGLAFSHVLNVLVSSGADAQLCVWNSDGWEKQKTRFLQVPPGRTTTGQSDTRVQFHQDQIQFLVVHETQLAIYEATKLECTKQWVTRESSAPISHATFSCDSQLVYASFLDATVCVFSAQNLRLRCRINPSSYLSANVSSSLHPLVIAAHPQEPNQFALGLSDGGVHVFEPLESEGKWGVPPPTENGSASSVPATPSVGPSGSDQAQR; this comes from the exons ATGTCGTCTCTCAGTAGAGAGCTTGTGTTCTTGATCCTTCAGTTTCTCGATGAGGAAAAGTTCAAAGAGACTGTTCACAA GCTTGAACAGGAATCtgggtttttctttaacaTGAAGTATTTTGAGGATGAGGTGCATAGCGGTAATTGGGATGAGGTGGAGAAGTACCTTTCTGGTTTCACAAAAGTGGATGATAATCGATACTCGATGAAAATCTTTTTTGAGATTAGGAAGCAAAAGTATCTTGAGGCCTTGGATAA GCATGATCGGTCCAAGGCAGTAGATATATTGGTAAAGGACTTGAAAGTGTTTGCCACATTCAATGAGGAGCTTTTCAAAGAAATCACACAATTATTGACTTTGGAGAACTTTAG GGAGAATGAGCAACTATCAAAATATGGAGATACAAAGTCAGCAAGAGCAATTATGTTGGTGGAGCTGAAGAAGCTTATTGAAGCAAATCCCTTATTTCGTGATAAATTGCAGTTTCCAAACCTTAAAAATTCAAGGTTGCGGACTCTGATTAACCAAAG CTTGAATTGGCAGCATCAGTTGTGTAAAAATCCAAGGCCAAATCCAGATATTAAAACTCTATTTGTGGATCATTCATGCGGGCAACCAAATGGTGCTCGGGCTCCATCACCTGCAAACAATCCACTGCTTGGATCCTTACCAAAAGCTGGAGGATTTCCTCCTCTTGGTGCACATGGG CCATTTCAACCTACACCAGCACCGGTTCCAGCACCACTTGCAGGATGGATGTCTAATCCTTCTGCTGTAACTCATCCAGCAGTTTCTGGAGGAGGAGCCATTGGTCTTGGTGCCCCATCAATCCCAG CTGCTTTAAAGCATCCAAGGACACCTCCAACTAACCCTTCTGTAGATTACCCTTCTGGAGATTCTGATCATGTTGCAAAAAGAACAAGGCCCATGGGAATTTCTGATGAGGTA GTAAATTTGCCAGTTAATGTGTTGCCGGTATCATTTCCAGGACATGGTCATGGTCAGAATTTTAATGCACCAGATGACTTGCCGAAGACTGTTTCACGGACTTTGAATCAGGGATCATCTCCTATGAGCATGGACTTCCATCCTCTTGAACAGACTCTTCTTCTAG TTGGTACCAATGTGGGGGATGTTGCCCTATGGGAAGTTGGTTCTAGGGAGCGACTAATGCTAAGAAACTTTAAAGTCTGGGATATTAGCACATGTTCGATGCCTCTGCAG GCAGCCCTAGTCAAGGATCCTGGTGTATCTGTAAACCGTGTGATTTGGAGTCCTGATGGTTCATTATTTG GAGTTGCATACTCGAGGCACATTGTACAAATATATTCTTACCATAGGGGTGATGATGTAAGGCAGCACTTGGAG ATTGATGCTCACGTTGGTGGAGTAAATGATCTTGCATTCTCTACTCCTAATAAACAACTTTGTGTAATAACCTGCGGTGATGACAAGACAATCAAG GTATGGGATGCTGCTACTGGTACAAGACAGTATACTTTTGAAGGCCATGAAGCTCCTGTTTACTCTGTCTGCCCTCACTATAAGGAAAACATTCAG TTTATATTTTCAACAGCACTAGATGGAAAGATAAAAGCATGGTTGTATGACAACCTAGGATCACGAGTTGATTATGAGGCTCCTGGTCGCTGGTGCACAACTATGGCTTATAGTGCTGATGGTACAAG GCTATTTTCATGCGGGACAAGTAAAGATGGGGAGTCACATATTGTTGAATGGAATGAAAGTGAAGGTAATGTGAAAAGGAGCTATCAAGGTTTCCGCAAACGTTCTTTGGGTGTTGTGCAATTTGATACTACAAAGAATCGGTTTTTGGCTGCTGGTGATGATTTCTCTATCAAGTTCTGGGATATGGATAATCTTCAACTTTTGACATCAATTGATGCTGATGGAGGCCTTCCA GCAAGCCCGCGGATCCGCTTCAACAAAGATGGCAGTCTCTTGGCAGTGTCTGCCAACGAGAATGGTATTAAAATACTGGCAAATTCAGATGGTCATAGGTTGTTACGCACATTTGAGAATCTCTCTTATGATGCCTCACGAGCATCTGAAGCTGTTACAAAG CCTATAATTAACCCCAtatcagcagcagcagcaactaGTGCTGGGCTTGCTGACAGAACTGCTTCTGTGGTTACTATTCCTGGAATG AATGGAGATGCTCGGAACATGGGAGATGTGAAACCTAGAATAACTGAAGAATCCAATGACAAATCAAAGATATGGAAGCTCACGGAAATCAACGAACCAACTCAATGTCGATCATTAAGGCTCCCTGATAACTTGAGAGTGAACAAG ATATCaagattaatttatacaaattCAGGTAACGCAATTTTGGCATTAGCATCGAACGCAATCCATCTGCTATGGAAATGGCAACGAAGTGAGCGTAATTCAACTGGCAAG GCAACTGCCAATGTGTCACCTCAATTATGGCAACCATCAAGTGGCATTCTGATGACCAATGACATCACTGACACTAACCCTGAAGAGGCTGTTCCCTGCTTTGCTTTGTCTAAAAATGATTCCTATGTCATGTCAGCATCTGGAGGAAAGATTTCCCTTTTCAATATGATGACATTTAAG ACAATGACAACTTTCATGCCGCCACCACCAGCAGCAACATTTCTCGCATTTCATCCTCAAGATAATAACATTATTGCTATTGGCATGGATGATTCCACAATTCAGATTTATAATGTTCGGGTAGATGAG GTCAAGAGCAAGCTCAAAGGCCATTCTAAAAGAATTACTGGCCTTGCCTTCTCTCATGTATTGAATGTGCTAGTTTCATCAGGAGCAGATGCCCAG CTATGTGTATGGAATTCTGATGGATGGGAAAAGCAGAAGACAAGATTCTTGCAGGTTCCTCCTGGGAGGACCACAACAGGACAATCAGACACACGTGTACAGTTTCATCAGGACCAGATACAGTTTCTGGTTGTACATGAGACTCAGCTTGCCATATATGAAGCAACAAAACTAGAGTGTACCAAGCAG TGGGTCACACGTGAATCTTCCGCGCCAATCTCTCATGCAACATTCTCATGTGATAGTCAGCTTGTATATGCTAGCTTCTTAGATGCAACAGTATGTGTGTTCAGTGCGCAGAATCTGAGACTACGCTGTCGCATCAATCCTTCCTCATATCTTTCTGCTAATGTTAG TTCTAGTCTCCATCCACTTGTGATTGCTGCACATCCGCAAGAACCAAATCAGTTTGCATTGGGACTGTCTGATGGTGGAGTTCATGTGTTTGAACCCCTTGAATCTGAAGGCAAATGGGGGGTACCTCCACCTACTGAGAATGGGTCAGCAAGCAGTGTTCCAGCTACTCCTTCTGTCGGACCTTCAGGTTCAGATCAAGCCCAGAGATGA